A region of the Apus apus isolate bApuApu2 chromosome 5, bApuApu2.pri.cur, whole genome shotgun sequence genome:
TTAAGTTATCAGGAGGGAATTGCTTTTCCTGGAAGCTCTGCTCAGCCAGCAAAGAGCCATTTGTGCAATAAGTGCCTTACCACCATCCCTGTCTCTTGCAGGTAGCATTCCCTTGAGTTGAAAGGGTTCAGCAGCTGTGGATTTCACAGTCTCCTCTGGACCAGCCTTAGAAATTGTATCTGTAGCTGAAACAGCATTGCCCGTTCTTGTTTCTAATTAAAACTCCAACTTTGCTGGCAAACTTTTTTACCAGCTCTGTTAAGTATTTGAATGCACGTGAGTGTTGTGCTGTTATTTCATTGTAGATTTAGAAAAAAGTCCTAAATACATGGCTGTTCTAATACATATATAAGCATTTATCATAGCTGCTGCCTTTGGCTCTGTTATGATTGCTTGCTTATAACACAGGATGAAGGGGAAAGTCTTCAGACAAAGagactttctttttcagtaCTTAACTTGGAGAACAAAACATCTGCAAAGAGGTGGTTCCATGGATAGAGGGCTATGAAATTCCTGTGTGACTTCAGGGAGGATATATAGCATGCTGTGTTCAGAGGGCTTCTGGAGGTGCTGCAGAGTCTGGCTGTCAGATACAAGAACTCAGATAACACAATTTTATGAAAATAGCACATCACAGCAGGCTGGTTGGGTGTTGTAATCCTCTCATACATTACATTCTACCCTATGGTATTGTGGAGAATGTCTCTGTTTCTTTATAAATCTAAATTCATTGTGTATGAAACCATTATTTTTATGTACTCTAGCTGCCCTCTGAGAAAAATCATGTATAAAGAGCAGAGGAGATTCAAATGCATGGaacttttttaatctttaatgaTATCAAAGTCAAGTTTACTAGacaaaaaatggaaacatgtatggcttaaaataaaaaaacaatagTCAGAACTGCTGTTAAAGTTGTAAGTCCCAATGGTGCTCCACATAAGTGGACTTAAGGTGATAATCCAGAGGAAAAGTCTTGCTTTTATGGCTGTGTGATTTATTCAAATATATTAATCATCAGCAATTGTCTGGAATAACTGCCACTGGTCTGATTTGATATTCAGgatcctgtgctgctgtgggctATTAGCAGCACAAGAATAATCTATATACTGGAGAGGAGGATCCTttggtcttttccagcctaacaGAGAACCAAATGATAGAGcagacacacggacagacacacCCCTGGTTTGTTTCACATCAGTGATTATCCTGGCAGCTGGATTGTTGCTTAGCACAAGACTTTTGTGGTATACCACGAAAGGCAGCCTCAGACACCAGGACCTTTCATTACTTGGATTCAATCAGTCTTAACTAGTTAAGTTTATGAGCCCCTTTATAAAGGGGAAAGGAGCAAGACATTTCTGCTTTAGGATAAAGCACAACATGGATCTGTCAGATACAGACTGAATACTTGTacaaaagaattattttgttccATCTTGGAACATTATATCTCATTGTTTCCTTGTAAAGTCTTGTTTGTCTGTATCCACCTGTTGTCTTTTGTCTCTTGGTTAGATGGTAAGGTCTTGGTGGGGAATCATTCTGAATCTACATGACTCCTAGGCACCTAGGATGCTGGTCTGCCAGAAGTTGCTAGGTGCTATGgtgatacaaataaaaaaaatagactaTCAAAGGGAAAAACAACACTCTCAGACAATGACAGCAGGAAACTTCATCACAAATGTGACTTGTCATCTGGCATGGAGTCCACCTTGCTCATGTCAGTGGTTTGATTGCCTCAATCCACTGTGCTCGCTCTGTCTTGGAGCTGGCCTGGATATAATAATGAATGTCATTTTTGGTGATGATTTTGAAGAGGTTGCCTTGCACATTGCCCTTCActcctgcagagaaaaaaaaaaaaagacagatcaGGAAGGTACACAGAGAAATCCTTCATGGCAGATGTTAAACTTCATAGGGAAGAATTTGAATTTAGTGAATTAGGGTATCAGACCTCAAGACTTTGAGCTATACAACATGCAAAAAGAAGGCGTTTCCTCTTTGTTAACTCTAGACTATTAATCAGTGTTTTAAGACTGTCTCAGAATTCATCTGACCGAGAAAAGCCCATAAAAAGGGGAAGACCCAAGATATGAGGAAGTtatgctagaaaaaaaatcccctctgGTATGAACAGTCCAGCAGCACAGTGATTTTTCATGCTACGCCTCTTCCCTTGTTTgcaaggggagagggaaggccAGCCCACTGCATACAGCCAGGCATACACACAAACCCACCCCCAAAGGCTGTATTGCTATGgcataaatatgtatgtatgaaAGTTTAGAGGCTTGTGCTTACCTGCTGGGACTCCGTTGTCCTCCAGAGCTGAGACAAGACAGCCACGAAGAGAAAATCCACCCACTggcctgttttcttcctgcaaataaaaaagtaaGGAGGCTTATCTGGAAAATATCATCATTAGAATAATTTCCACATCAATTATTTTTGAGGGTGGAGATGTAATGCCAGTTCTTCCAGATATAAAACATCTGTGTCACAAGAGGAGTCAATTAGgacatgtaaataaatacattattatgTTGTTTCAGTCTCAGATGTTTCTCTGAAGTAGCTGGCAATGGTGGAGATAAATTAAAAGCATAGGGGTAGGCTGACAACCACATCTGAAACTTATATACAGTCTAATCAATAACAaaccatattttttaaaatatttatttatttatttatttatttatttatgcaagGTTTTagcttgctgcttttctctgagACTGTATGGGAAAAAATTGACTGTTTTCACTAGTCGGCTTGTTCTCTTGTCTGATCTTCAGGTTCTGCAGGTTGAGTTTATAGCATCACAAGGGCAAGTTgcagtgcaaaaaaaaccccagaaaaccacagcaaaacaggaaacaaaaagtgAACCAGCTCCATAAGCTCCTTTCACTGTtatgttgtttgtgttttctttcaaagtcaCATGAAGCATTTCTATACAAGTCCTATGCATCTGGGGCTGATGTATCTACATGCCCTTCTAGGTTGCTCACACTGGTTATCACATCCATGAAGATAAATTCTACTATTTCCTGAGCGAGTTTAAAATGGAATAGCAGAAATTCCTATAAATTCTTTGCATCAAGGAGACCCTATTCAATGTTGCAATAAGAACATAAAAAATCCCAGTAGCATCACGTCCCTCAAGTGGTGGGATGTCAGCCCAGAAAGATCACAGCTCAGGAAGAATCCCTGCATGATCCCAGACTGTGTGAGTACAGCAAAAGACTAATCCTAAGAACACTGCTGCCCATTGGCTAAGGAAAAGGAATCTGTCTGGGTAAATACAGGAGGAAAGATGCAGTGACAGAAAATCCTACAAGGACAACCTCCCAGGGTAAGGCTAGAGAAGTTTTATTCCCCAGGAAATGGATAGTGGAACCCAGAAGGAGATTTGGGTGAGAGCGATTTTTGGGTGAGATTTGGATGCAACACACCATAATTGTGTTTTCATTATAATGTTTAGATTTGTAAGAAGCTTTCTGGGGGTAGTAACTCCCCACTCACATACCTTAGTGGGGTCATAGTAGTGCAAAAAAGCAGGATCAGCTCTCAAAACAAATTTCCTCACCTTccagtttttcctcttgtgcccctgcaaaacagaaaaattaaagttaCCACCAATAAATACCTCCTGCAACAGACATTTTTCTGCAGGTTCTGAAAAAAGCGGTTTTgaagacagcagagaaaaaatattttctgacaaCACAGTAACTCCCAGGATTTTCTGCTTAACATCCTTCCTCATACCTTGCTAattccctcctctctcccttaCTTGTCCTGAGAACCAAGAAAGCAGAATAACAGGACCAAGTGATTACATACCTGATTCCTGCTCTTAATTTCAGATTAAACAAGGGTCTTGGATTAAAAACCCATGCTGTGCCTGGGCTGAGGGGATTATGTTGGGTCCTTTCACAACACTTCactctctcccctcagccctctCAGCCGCTGTTGGTGCAGGGCAGCACCGCAAGCCTGGGCCAGACCCTGAgagcatccccagctcctggagagTTGGTGCTGGGGCTCAGGGCCAGCctagggctggggctgctgggcactgCCCCTCACAGCTGCTGGCCATGGGGAAAGGCTCCTGGGCAGCTCTCCTGTCCTGTGGTGATGgggggctgccccagcagctcctggcacccACCCCTCTGCCAGCCCTCACTGCGCTCTGGTAGCCAGAGGAGGGAGGGTTGGGGAACATCTGATGATCCAGTTGCACGACACAAAAACAGTAGCTCAGGGTACAGAGCAAAATGTGGCCATTCCTTTGCAGGTGGCTGCTTTATGCATTGAAACAGTGTGGCTGATCCTCATGTTGTTCACAGCAAGGGTCAGAAATGAAATCTTGCGGACTAAGGGTGGGATCTTGTAAACAGGATCTGCCAACAGGTAATTGTGCCCAAAGAAAACAGGTCTCACCACCACCAGAGCAACCATTTGTACATGAGTGACTGACCACAGTTAAATGTTCACTTCATGCAAAGTCAATCTACTCAGCTTTGAAATTTGTCTGTGGCCAGCAGAAGGTCAAAGTTGGTCTCATGACTTGGATGGGATAGGTTAAACCAGAGGAACAGTGGATCTGCTTGGAAGTGAATATAACATCTCATGGTGGGACTTGGAGTTTCAGTGGAACTTTCGATACTATTTTACACCTTTCAGTACACACTTAATATATACAGAATATCCAGTTAATCCTGCCTGAGCAGCAAGTTCCACAGCTCACTTCTTAATAGCTAGGTACTCTTCACTACATTACCTCTGATAGTAGAACTGACAGGCAAGTTAGCTCTGCTGACCACAACTCCCCAGCCATGTTCATATAAATCACATGTATTCTCTAGGAAGTCCTAgaagctgttatttttcttgtttcccagTAAAGGTTCAAAGACTGTATTTACCTGTTTCACTAAGAATCCTTGCTTCACAATTGTGCCGCTTAATTCAGAGATGTTAAATTGTAACTCTTCCTTGGAACTgatatttttcttactgctctCAGCCTGCAAACAAGGAAAAGATGGttccacttttctttttaatctaaaCACACATTCAAGTACAAagttcagcattttattttccttgagcTGTTTTAGCTCATATGTCCTGAGTAAATTCTAATCTGTAGCCCTGCTGCTTTGTGGGTCCAAGATTTACAAGCACCAGATTACAGCTGTAAAGCCTGCACATGCAGTGTGGCCTTGAATGACAGCATAAATTCAGCATGGCCTCTGTTAAATGCAGACACAGCACTGCACCTGAGGGACACACTCCTTTTAATGCCTAATTGTGTAGCTTGTAGATCACTCCATATACATGTAGCTATTTGTCTCCAGCAAAAGATTGAGTGTTAGCACCATTAAAAGCCTAGAGCTGCTCTTTCTGTGTTTACTTTCACAACCTGCATATTTTGCCTTTGGTTGCATTCCTGATACCTCTGCCCCAAACCAAGTGGGGGGCAGAGGAGCCGCCTCTGTTGGCAGCTGCATCACTTACAAACATGTACAGTGCAGTGGAGTCGTCAAGGAACTGCTCGGAGAGGTCGCTGTAGCGTGTGGCCTCAGTGCTGCGGGCTCCCACGGGCTTGATGAAGTTCTCCTCCATCAGCATGGATGCCAAGGTGACGGCCTCGAACCGTGACACGGCAAAGCTGTTGGAGATGAGCCAGTCCACCAGGGCAGAACCTGCAGGGAGAAAGGCAGCTCTCATACCAAGGCAACATGCTCTTCCAAGGCCAGATGGATGGCCACACAggcctttatttatttattttttaaatttattttctgaaacattttgacATCATCACAAAGACTGCTGATGAAGTGCAAGTCTGACCAGAAGTGCGGGATACATGTGCTTCAACGTATCCAAACAAC
Encoded here:
- the PLEK2 gene encoding pleckstrin-2, giving the protein MQEAAGILKEGFLVKRGHIVRNWKVRWFVLLQDKLLYYKIEGGKKEPFPKGRILLDGCTITCPCLEYENRPLLIKLKTKTNTDYFLECCSREERDSWALDITGAIHAGHPVQVQELHRMKNSFKLLENISLHQIVERMCVSSTGVRLTRNLEQGNRYKETFTGSALVDWLISNSFAVSRFEAVTLASMLMEENFIKPVGARSTEATRYSDLSEQFLDDSTALYMFAESSKKNISSKEELQFNISELSGTIVKQGFLVKQGHKRKNWKVRKFVLRADPAFLHYYDPTKEENRPVGGFSLRGCLVSALEDNGVPAGVKGNVQGNLFKIITKNDIHYYIQASSKTERAQWIEAIKPLT